In Vigna radiata var. radiata cultivar VC1973A chromosome 3, Vradiata_ver6, whole genome shotgun sequence, the following proteins share a genomic window:
- the LOC106756933 gene encoding protein ROS1, producing the protein MCYNPQGKINGPTTEVAAVHAAQKDKSRDFDLNKTPQPKQPKRRKHRPKVVKEGQPKRTIKKAAAKTVQSKGNQADKRKARKGLNTTPPQTEVTGEWTSGPKSTVKTCHRSLSFGSKEQAIDDPGRRENMLFANASSSRNRAADHNGLQECPNNSIGRDGWSTGCGLQAAGSKRKQPGIEQADNTSINLLGAQYNNLLGAQYNDMKAYCLNYGVQFPNVQKKRRSVKGRISEAPSKSSVTATNDVQLATFLQDARSHSYMSSPKCWASGSDYTAAGVPLLITATERAIKDKHQPLEYTLSLGQKRPTKRRSRASTRTDVGLAHTAKQTCSSHRRTFGDAEGPRTCIDALVADLGASITKKKRTGKRSPVNYASSCKNERQNTLACVDEGEEIEIVDENVDALADQFIFLNINREAPERELHEQHMLVPYKPKKRSIRPKVDIDEETNKVWALLLKDSNNSGIDGSDAEKAINWELERKVYRGRAENFIAKMHQIQGDRGFSMWKGSVVDSVVGVFLTQNVSDHLSSSAFMALAARFPLKSTSTRHEESTSSQKKSTDESDSKESVQRHNNEHSPVDSAMTEEGQESLCQGSVKKELHNIISSQLAGVTSQTSGDFPTDQNPEKIGPFSDSNSKIEELPSTAQFNIYYNRTSFRELLEMASSTMLHDVDGQRSKATESFTGRSDQSIELNHDNQIGNLEKPDVIPYTLETLPTKEYTLQVTPNSGALQVNGYDRLTAEVPSSDSLEDKDENNKKYNFPTESDSKGAVVNSQGILSQLHPLQEINHDHNLFHISEQTQEPKQKEREKDVGNPSYEKGKGEGKKKSALVKPKSKKENNFDWDSLRVQAQAQAGKREKTEKTMDSVDWDAVRRADVNEISNTIKERGMNNMLAERIQSFLNLLVDKHKGIDLEWLRDVPPDQAKEFLLSIKGLGLKSVECIRLLTLHHLAFPVDTNVGRIAVRLGWVPIQPLPESLQLHLLELYPVLDAVQKYLWPRLCKLDQRTLYELHYQLITFGKVFCTKSKPNCNACPMRGECRHFASAFASARLALPAPEERMANTSGNNATEQKLSQDINQTTLLLHDNPIEGALQQINKTNHPIVEMPPSPDPDDSQFSQVDIEDAFKKDSSEIPDIQVDMAKFALSIRKYVQQNMELQEGEMSKALVALKSDVALIPTPKLKNVSKLRTEHYVYELPDSHPLLKGWQAREPDDPGRYLLAIWTPGETADSIQPPESMCSSQESGQLCEENECCACNSFREANSEIVRGTILIPCRTAMRGNFPLNGTYFQVNEVFADNDSSINPISVPRSWIWNLGRRTVYFGTSVSSIFKGLSTQDIQQCFWRGYVCVRGFDRETRAPRPLLARLHFTASKTPKTPKTPKTPKTPKTPKTPKTPKTPKKKGNTEKMSKPANDLNKIKNQPELFSSIQETTEASRQ; encoded by the exons ATGTGCTATAATCCTCAAGGCAAAATAAATGGCCCGACTACAGAAGTGGCTGCTGTACATGCAGCGCAAAAGGATAAAAGCCGGGACTTCGATCTGAATAAAACGCCTCAACCAAAACAACCCAAAAGAAGAAAGCACCGGCCCAAGGTCGTAAAAGAAGGCCAACCAAAAAGAACAATCAAAAAAGCCGCTGCAAAGACTGTTCAATCTAAAGGAAACCAAGCTGACAAGAGGAAGGCAAGGAAAGGATTGAACACAACTCCTCCACAAACAGAAGTGACAGGAGAATGGACATCGGGGCCTAAATCAACCGTAAAGACATGTCATAGGTCCTTGAGTTTTGGGAGCAAAGAGCAAGCAATAGACGATCCTGGACGCAGAGAAAATATGCTCTTTGCCAATGCCAGCAGCTCAAGGAATAGGGCGGCTGATCATAATGGACTTCAAGAGTGTCCAAATAACTCCATTGGCAGAGACGGTTGGAGCACAGGATGCGGATTACAAGCTGCCGGCTCCAAGAGAAAACAACCTGGTATTGAACAGGCAGATAATACCAGCATTAATCTGTTAGGAGCACAATATAATAATCTGTTAGGAGCACAATATAATGACATGAAGGCATACTGCCTAAACTATGGGGTTCAATTTCCAAATGTtcagaagaaaaggagaagcgTCAAGGGGAGAATTTCAGAGGCGCCAAGTAAATCTTCTGTGACTGCCACCAATGATGTCCAACTGGCAACATTCTTACAAGATGCCAGATCACATTCTTATATGTCAAGTCCCAAGTGCTGGGCTTCTGGTTCAGATTATACTGCAGCTGGAGTCCCACTCTTGATTACAGCTACAGAAAGAGCAATTAAGGACAAACATCAACCCCTCGAGTACACGTTATCCTTAGGGCAGAAGAGGCCAACCAAAAGAAGATCAAGAGCTTCTACAAGAACTGATGTTGGTCTAGCACATACTGCAAAGCAAACGTGTAGCTCTCACAGACGAACATTTGGTGATGCAGAAGGGCCACGGACATGCATTGATGCTCTAGTTGCAGATTTGGGAGCATCAATCACGAAAAAGAAACGAACAGGAAAGAGAAGCCCTGTCAATTATGCATCCTCCTGcaaaaatgaaagacaaaacaCATTAG CATGTGTGGACGAAGgggaagaaattgaaattgtggACGAAAATGTAGACGCTTTGGCAGACCAATTTATTTTCCTAAACATCAACAGAGAAGCCCCAGAGCGTGAGTTGCATGAGCAGCATATGCTTGTTCCCTATAAACCCAAAAAAAGGAGCATAAGACCCAAAGTTGATATTGATGAGGAAACTAATAAAGTTTGGGCGCTTTTACTTAAGGATAGTAACAATAGTGGGATTGATGGAAGTGATGCAGAAAAGGCGATTAACTGGGAACTAGAACGGAAAGTGTATCGTGGAAGGGCAGAGAACTTCATTGCAAAGATGCATCAAATACAAG GAGACAGGGGCTTTTCGATGTGGAAGGGATCTGTTGTGGATTCTGTGGTTGGTGTTTTCCTCACTCAAAATGTATCAGACCATCTTTCCAG TTCTGCATTCATGGCACTCGCTGCTCGATTTCCTCTGAAGTCAACAAGTACACGCCACGAGGAAAGCACAAGTTCGCAAAAGAAAAGCACAG ATGAATCAGACAGCAAAGAATCAGTTCAAAGACATAACAATGAACATAGCCCAGTGGATAGTGCAATGACTGAGGAAGGGCAAGAAAGCTTATGTCAGGGGAGCGTTAAGAAAGAGttacataatataatttcatccCAACTGGCTGGCGTTACATCTCAGACATCTGGAGATTTTCCAACTGATCAAAATCCTGAAAAGATAGGACCATTCTCGGATAGCAACTCAAAAATAGAAGAACTGCCAAGCACAGCCCagttcaatatttattataacaGGACTTCATTCAGGGAGCTTTTAGAAATGGCAAGTTCAACTATGTTGCATGATGTTGATGGTCAAAGAAGCAAAGCAACTGAAAGCTTTACAGGAAGAAGTGATCAGTCCATAGAACTGAACCATGACAACCAGATAGGAAACTTAGAAAAACCAGATGTTATTCCATACACTTTAGAAACACTCCCCACCAAAGAATATACTTTGCAAGTAACCCCAAATTCTGGAGCACTTCAAGTTAACGGATATGATCGTCTAACAGCAGAAGTCCCATCAAGTGACTCCTTGGAAGACAAGGATGAAaacaataagaaatataattttccaaCAGAGTCCGACTCTAAAGGTGCAGTTGTCAATTCTCAAGGTATTCTATCCCAACTCCATCCCTTGCAGGAAATTAATCATGACCATAATCTTTTTCACATTTCAGAACAAACCCAAGAACCAAagcagaaagaaagagaaaaagatgttGGTAATCCCAGCTATGAAAAGGGGAAAGGAGAGGGTAAGAAAAAATCTGCCTTGGTAAAACCAAAAAGCAAGAAAGAGAACAATTTTGATTGGGATAGTTTAAGAGTACAAGCCCAAGCTCAGGCAGGGAAAAGAGAAAAGACAGAGAAAACGATGGACTCTGTGGACTGGGATGCTGTGAGACGTGCAGATGTCAATGAAATATCCAACACAATCAAAGAAAGGGGCATGAACAACATGCTTGCTGAACGTATTCAG AGTTTCCTCAATCTATTGGTTGACAAGCACAAGGGCATTGATCTTGAGTGGCTGAGAGACGTTCCACCTGACCAGGCAAA AGAATTCTTGCTCAGCATCAAGGGATTGGGATTGAAAAGTGTGGAGTGTATTCGACTCTTAACACTGCACCATCTTGCTTTTCCG GTGGACACAAATGTTGGACGTATAGCAGTACGTTTGGGATGGGTACCAATCCAGCCACTGCCAGAGTCACTACAGTTGCATCTTCTAGAATT GTACCCAGTGTTGGATGCGGTACAAAAATATCTCTGGCCTCGTCTCTGCAAGCTAGACCAAAGAACATT GTATGAGCTGCACTACCAATTGATTACATTTGGAAAG GTATTCTGCACCAAAAGCAAACCGAATTGCAATGCATGTCCGATGAGAGGGGAATGCAGACACTTTGCAAGTGCCTTTGCAAG TGCAAGACTTGCCCTGCCAGCACCAGAGGAGAGAATGGCGAACACATCTGGAAACAATGCAACCGAGCAGAAGCTATCACAAGATATAAATCAGACGACCTTGCTTCTCCACGACAATCCAATTGAAGGGGCACTTcaacaaatcaataaaaccAATCACCCTATAGTTGAAATGCCACCAAGTCCAGATCCAGACGATAGTCAATTTTCACAAGTTGATATAGAGGACGCCTTCAAAAAGGATTCATCTGAAATTCCAGACATACAAGTAGACATGGCAAAGTTCGCTTTGAGCATACGAAAGTATGTGCAACAAAACATGGAACTTCAAGAAGGAGAAATGTCAAAGGCCTTGGTTGCTTTAAAATCAGATGTGGCACTCATTCCTACACCCAAGCTGAAGAACGTGAGCAAGTTGAGAACAGAACATTACGT TTATGAACTACCCGACTCACATCCTCTTCTGAAAGGG TGGCAAGCGCGCGAACCAGATGATCCAGGCAGATACCTTCTGGCTATATGGACCCCAG GGGAGACAGCAGATTCCATACAGCCACCAGAAAGTATGTGCAGCTCTCAGGAAAGTGGACAGCTTTGCGAAGAAAATGAATGTTGTGCATGCAACAGTTTCCGTGAAGCAAATTCAGAGATAGTTCGAGGAACTATCCTG aTACCATGTCGAACAGCTATGAGAGGGAACTTTCCACTAAATGGGACCTACTTTCAAGTCAATGAG GTTTTTGCTGATAATGACTCAAGTATAAACCCAATTAGTGTTCCCCGTAGTTGGATCTGGAACCTCGGTAGGAGAACAGTATACTTTGGAACCTCCGTGTCATCGATATTTAAAG GCTTATCAACACAAGACATCCAACAATGCTTTTGGAGAG GATATGTATGCGTGCGAGGATTTGACAGGGAAACGAGAGCGCCTCGGCCACTTTTGGCTAGATTGCACTTCACAGCTAGCAAGACGCCTAAGACGCCGAAGACGCCTAAGACGCCGAAGACGCCTAAGACGCCTAAGACGCCGAAGACGCCGAAGACGCCTAAGAAAAAGGGTAACACCGAAAAGATGTCGAAACCAGCAaatgatttaaacaaaattaaaaatcagcCAGAATTGTTTTCCAGCATTCAAGAGACCACTGAAGCGTCGAGacaataa
- the LOC111241409 gene encoding uncharacterized protein LOC111241409 codes for MDSGKSNASKVEEQAAQVPVVPTIATTTPLMPVIPTPVPIWTPEMANQFHSHSNGIPAGFDLSAYPEISNWPNHRSEPSPFAHHNAANRVQISFDSFPSSSNGIPQLLTQPDLPLPYSAVTNEGQFIPPYDSQFIPTYTSFNHHQLLGVEQPLLNTIHNQYAELPGKCFFLASLPCRILLKFSFERALALGRRPLPAMGN; via the coding sequence ATGGATTCTGGGAAATCAAACGCAAGCAAGGTTGAGGAGCAGGCTGCTCAGGTCCCCGTGGTCCCCACCATCGCCACCACCACCCCTTTGATGCCCGTCATTCCAACACCGGTGCCGATCTGGACTCCTGAGATGGCAAACCAGTTCCATTCTCATTCCAATGGGATACCTGCTGGTTTTGATCTCTCAGCATATCCAGAGATAAGCAACTGGCCTAACCACCGCTCGGAGCCTTCCCCTTTCGCCCATCACAATGCCGCAAATCGCGTACAAATATCTTTTGACAGCTTTCCCAGTTCAAGTAACGGCATTCCTCAACTTTTGACCCAGCCAGACCTTCCATTGCCGTATTCCGCTGTAACAAATGAAGGCCAATTTATTCCGCCGTATGATTCTCAGTTCATCCCGACCTATACATCTTTTAATCATCATCAACTTCTCGGTGTGGAGCAACCGCTTCTCAATACTATCCATAACCAGTATGCAGAGCTTCCGggtaagtgtttttttttagcGTCGTTGCCATGTCGCattctattaaaattttcatttgagCGTGCACTAGCACTTGGCCGGCGTCCATTACCGGCAATGGGGAACTGA